A region of Thermococcus argininiproducens DNA encodes the following proteins:
- a CDS encoding MBL fold metallo-hydrolase: MALSFKPIWFDSLGAKSSCVLVRTSDVSILIDPGIAIMQPSFPASEEEKIEWLIEGEKAIKRASEKADIVVITHYHYDHYFPSDLDVYKGKLLLVKDPNEYINDSQRERAEYFYSNLYRYFGDLKLEDIWRKSESKEYPNPLEELPIAFSKDFGDYNTRRKQLLEKGLKWFKNRVNKWNQNPRIPEMSFGNFKVIFADGGTFQFGDTEIRFTRPLFHGIEFSRVGWVISVVIECKEEKFIHSSDLNGPIIEDYAEWIVKENPDILVLDGPMTYMLGYLLNKINLRRTIENAVKIVKVIDAEVIIYDHHLPRERHFREHTKEVWEAAEKAGKTVLTAAEFLGRKPKVLEIK; this comes from the coding sequence ATGGCACTCTCATTTAAGCCCATTTGGTTTGATTCATTGGGTGCTAAAAGCTCGTGTGTCTTGGTTAGGACTTCTGATGTCTCGATCTTAATAGATCCTGGAATTGCTATTATGCAACCGAGTTTTCCAGCGAGTGAAGAAGAGAAAATCGAATGGCTTATTGAGGGCGAGAAGGCAATAAAGAGAGCCAGTGAAAAGGCCGATATTGTTGTTATCACACACTATCACTATGATCACTACTTTCCAAGTGATTTAGACGTGTATAAAGGCAAACTTCTCCTAGTTAAGGATCCAAATGAGTATATAAACGATTCTCAGAGAGAACGGGCGGAGTATTTCTACTCTAATCTCTACAGATATTTTGGGGATCTAAAATTGGAGGATATTTGGAGAAAATCGGAATCAAAGGAGTACCCAAATCCGTTAGAGGAGTTACCAATTGCATTTTCTAAAGACTTTGGTGATTACAATACGCGGAGGAAACAACTCCTTGAAAAAGGTCTCAAATGGTTCAAAAATAGGGTTAATAAGTGGAACCAGAATCCTAGGATTCCTGAGATGAGTTTTGGGAATTTCAAAGTCATATTTGCTGATGGAGGAACATTTCAATTTGGAGACACGGAAATTAGATTTACAAGGCCTCTCTTTCATGGAATAGAGTTTTCAAGGGTGGGGTGGGTGATCTCGGTAGTGATTGAATGCAAAGAAGAAAAATTCATTCATTCAAGTGATTTGAATGGGCCAATAATAGAGGATTATGCAGAGTGGATAGTCAAGGAAAATCCAGATATTCTTGTTTTGGATGGTCCCATGACATACATGCTTGGCTATCTCCTTAATAAGATCAACTTAAGGAGAACAATTGAAAATGCAGTAAAAATTGTAAAGGTGATAGATGCGGAAGTCATTATATATGACCATCATCTACCAAGAGAGCGCCACTTTAGGGAACACACAAAAGAAGTGTGGGAAGCAGCAGAAAAGGCCGGTAAGACAGTCTTAACGGCTGCGGAATTTTTAGGGAGGAAGCCAAAGGTTTTAGAAATCAAATGA
- a CDS encoding ester cyclase, which yields MRQKHEGGDKMRAEKERIIQQSVDELWNKGDVSLADRLYAPNFINHDPSNPDVTNLETFKQWVLFLHKVFPDFHVTIEDTIAEDDKIVKRWRVTGTQKDTFMGIPPTGNGITLEGIAIYRFEEDKIAELWWGYDVFGMLQQLGAFPPKE from the coding sequence ATGAGACAGAAGCATGAAGGAGGTGATAAAATGAGGGCAGAAAAAGAAAGGATTATCCAGCAATCAGTAGACGAGCTCTGGAACAAAGGAGATGTCAGTCTAGCAGACAGGCTTTACGCACCCAATTTCATAAACCACGACCCTAGCAACCCTGACGTTACAAATCTCGAAACCTTTAAGCAATGGGTGCTCTTTTTACATAAAGTATTCCCAGATTTTCACGTAACTATTGAAGATACTATTGCTGAAGATGATAAAATAGTAAAGCGCTGGAGAGTTACTGGAACACAAAAAGATACGTTTATGGGAATCCCGCCAACCGGAAATGGAATAACCCTCGAGGGGATTGCTATATATCGGTTTGAAGAGGACAAAATTGCAGAGTTGTGGTGGGGTTACGATGTATTTGGCATGCTACAGCAACTTGGCGCATTTCCTCCAAAAGAATAG
- a CDS encoding acetate--CoA ligase family protein, giving the protein MKEEALKVIKEVLAQGRKSLVEYEAKQVLKAYGLPLPEEKLAKTVDEAIKYANEIGYPVVMKLMSPQILHKSDAKVVMLKIKNDEELKQKWEEIHENARKYRPDAEILGVLIAPMLKLGREIIIGVTEDPQFGHAIMFGLGGIFVEILKDVTFRIIPIEEKDAWTMIKSINGYPILAGARGEPPADMKAIVDMMLKVSQLVDDLKDYIKEMDLNPIFVYPEGEGVVIVDARIILK; this is encoded by the coding sequence ATGAAAGAAGAAGCGTTAAAGGTAATTAAAGAGGTTTTGGCTCAGGGTAGGAAATCCTTAGTTGAATACGAAGCAAAACAGGTTTTAAAGGCTTATGGCTTACCCCTTCCAGAAGAAAAATTAGCAAAAACTGTGGATGAGGCCATAAAATATGCTAACGAAATTGGCTACCCAGTAGTCATGAAGCTAATGTCACCCCAAATCCTTCACAAGAGCGATGCAAAAGTTGTCATGCTCAAAATAAAGAACGATGAAGAACTTAAACAAAAGTGGGAAGAAATCCACGAGAACGCCCGAAAATACAGACCAGATGCAGAAATTCTCGGTGTCTTAATAGCTCCAATGCTCAAACTAGGAAGGGAGATTATCATTGGTGTTACCGAAGACCCACAGTTTGGACATGCAATAATGTTTGGTCTTGGTGGAATTTTCGTAGAAATTCTCAAGGATGTCACATTCAGAATAATCCCAATTGAAGAGAAAGACGCGTGGACTATGATAAAGAGTATTAACGGATACCCAATTCTAGCAGGTGCAAGAGGCGAACCACCAGCCGACATGAAAGCAATTGTTGACATGATGCTAAAAGTCTCACAGCTCGTTGATGACCTCAAAGATTACATTAAGGAAATGGACCTTAACCCAATCTTTGTTTACCCTGAAGGAGAAGGCGTGGTCATAGTAGATGCAAGAATTATCTTGAAGTAA
- a CDS encoding acetate--CoA ligase family protein, with protein MKSPKIIEELKPFFEPNAVAIIGATDKKGKVGNVIFENFKKNKEQGVFKGNIYPVNPKLDEIEGYKVYKSVKDLPEDTDLAVISIPAPFVPQTMKEIAEKGIKSVIIITGGFGELGEEGKKMEEEILQIARENGIRVIGPNCVGVYVPDTGVDTVFLPEQKMDRPKNGSIAFVSQSGAFAAAMLDWAALAGIGIGKMVSYGNKLDVDDADLMDYFIHDESIKVVTFYIEGVKEGRKFIEAAKRITKVKPVIALKSGRTEYGAKAASSHTGSLAGADTIYDAVFKQTGILRAEDFEHMFDVAKAFAKCKLPNGDRIGIITDGGGAGVMASDAVAKFGLKMAELSEETIKYLKEHFPPHAVAGNPTDVVGDTDAQRYKYAIEAFVNDPNVDAIVIIVLFQVPLLNEEKIIEILADYAKKSEKPIVAVAMGGKKTEYYAKILEDKGVPVYPTPERGVRAIAGLVQYAKYLEKLNEE; from the coding sequence ATGAAAAGCCCAAAAATCATCGAAGAACTTAAACCCTTCTTCGAACCCAATGCTGTTGCTATCATAGGAGCAACAGATAAAAAAGGAAAGGTTGGAAACGTCATTTTTGAGAACTTTAAGAAAAACAAAGAGCAAGGGGTTTTTAAAGGAAACATATACCCAGTGAACCCCAAGCTGGACGAGATCGAGGGATACAAGGTTTACAAAAGTGTGAAAGATCTCCCAGAGGATACAGACTTGGCAGTAATATCCATACCAGCCCCATTTGTCCCACAAACCATGAAAGAAATTGCCGAAAAGGGAATAAAGTCTGTGATAATCATTACGGGCGGTTTTGGAGAACTTGGAGAAGAAGGAAAGAAAATGGAAGAAGAAATCCTCCAGATAGCAAGAGAAAATGGGATAAGAGTTATAGGACCCAATTGTGTTGGTGTGTACGTCCCAGATACTGGAGTTGACACAGTTTTTCTCCCAGAGCAAAAAATGGATAGGCCAAAAAACGGTTCAATTGCATTTGTTTCCCAAAGTGGAGCCTTTGCTGCAGCAATGCTTGATTGGGCGGCCTTAGCAGGAATAGGAATTGGAAAAATGGTAAGTTATGGTAACAAACTTGATGTTGACGATGCTGATTTGATGGACTACTTCATACACGATGAAAGCATAAAGGTTGTTACCTTTTACATAGAGGGTGTAAAAGAAGGGAGAAAATTCATTGAAGCTGCAAAGAGAATAACAAAAGTGAAGCCAGTAATAGCTCTTAAGAGCGGGAGAACCGAATACGGTGCCAAAGCAGCCTCATCCCACACTGGATCATTAGCCGGAGCAGATACAATATACGATGCTGTGTTTAAGCAAACTGGAATTCTGAGAGCAGAGGACTTTGAGCACATGTTCGACGTCGCAAAGGCCTTCGCAAAGTGCAAACTTCCAAACGGAGACAGAATTGGAATCATTACTGATGGTGGTGGAGCAGGAGTTATGGCAAGTGATGCTGTTGCAAAATTTGGCCTCAAAATGGCCGAGCTTAGTGAAGAAACCATCAAATACCTAAAAGAGCACTTCCCACCACACGCCGTAGCTGGCAATCCAACTGACGTAGTAGGTGATACTGACGCTCAGAGATACAAATACGCTATTGAGGCCTTTGTAAACGATCCCAACGTAGACGCAATAGTTATAATAGTCCTCTTCCAAGTACCATTGTTAAACGAAGAAAAGATCATAGAAATTCTTGCAGATTACGCAAAGAAGAGTGAGAAACCAATAGTAGCAGTTGCAATGGGTGGTAAAAAGACAGAGTACTATGCAAAGATACTCGAGGATAAAGGAGTACCAGTATATCCCACACCCGAGAGAGGAGTTAGGGCGATAGCTGGACTCGTCCAATATGCAAAATACTTAGAAAAATTAAATGAGGAGTGA